The Malus sylvestris chromosome 3, drMalSylv7.2, whole genome shotgun sequence genomic sequence ttcccttttattTATGGTCAATGGTTTCATTGGTACTGGCAAGTTCATTTTCATATTATGACAATGATTTAAAGCAATATTAAAAACATAGTGGGTTGAATGCCATTTACTTGTATTATTGTTGAAAATAAAcgtaattcttttttaatattgctttaatttcattttgatgaaagaataaacaagatttcttttttttttcttgcacaAATATATAGTATTAAAACTTTTAGTATATTTCTTTATTTACATGACAAATTTTCGACCCACCACAGCACGCTTCATGAATACTTGTGATATCCAAAGCGCACGGTTCATGGACTGCTTTTATTGACTAGCAAATATTTATTGCAACGCATACTACTTAAGTACCACAGGCAAATTGAAGGGTCATATATCTAATTCTGTACTTCTGCCTCTGCAGCGCCAGCTACTAGTTTTCCGTGATGGCCGTGCCCATGCTCGTGCTCCCAATGTCCGTGGCCATGCTCTCCATGTCCATAGCCTCCATATCCGTAGCCTCCGTGTCCATAGCCTCCATGTCCATGATTTCCATGTTTGTGCTCGTAGCCATGGCCATGTTCCCAATGTCCATAGCCATGCTCATGCCCTCCATGTCCGTGCCCGTATCCACGTTTATGCTCGTATCCGTGATAATGGTCACCATAGGTAGTCTTTTCAACGCTCTCCTCTTGAAAAAGAAAGCAATTAAGTTGGATatcaaaaactgaaaattaagcCTTGTAAGTGCAGAGCAGTAACCACCAATGCATGCAAAGTGACAAACCATCCGGATGTTCCCAAGTTACTCGTTTTgccaaaaaaaatgtttaagtTCGAGAAGAACACAGGTGGGAAACTAAATCAAAATTCGTAGCATGCATGTTAAAACCTGCGATGATTTGTGCATGATGAATAAAATGTGCCTAGCAAAATTACAAATGCGTGATCgaataaaagaaacaagaattaATTTTAAGTGAGAAACCGAGAAACTCACGGGTTTGAGTAGGAGCAGTCTCAGTCAGCTCCCGAGCGGAAACctcagagaagaaaaggagaacaGCAAAGACAAGACCTAGTAGAAGAAAAGTTTTTGAGGACGCCATGTTTGCTTGTAATTAAACGAGGTGATGGGATAGAATTATGAAGGTAAGAGATGATCGCAGAGTGAAGTGAATATCATGTGGTTTGGCTTTCTCGATTTATAGACCTTCAAAGTTAAAAGAAGGAGAGGGAAGATCTTTGGACACCCACATTTTTTTTCACAGTAGAGTGGTAAACGAAAACTATTTTTACCTAATACATATCAAATTCCCTCGAGTAGTTTGAACTCTATCAAAGCATGCTTTGTTTGgtttgatgatatgttgataccactagtggcgaagccaggatttaTCGGGGGGAGGGGCGAACTTCTGGCAATTTGTTAACCCAATCTCAATGAAGACATCACTTCCGGCATTTCCCTCTTTATCAAAATCACACTTGAATAGATAGCAATAACGGCAAAATGCGATATATTTTACtatactatactccaaccacttaaaattatcaaaccaaCGAGTGAAAAAACATCGATTATTGCTAACTTTTCTGGGCATGATGtgattgtagacatcgaaatttcggtaaataaatgttgaccgataaatcaaagtgtcaacgctcatgtattacataaattttacacgtagcgtgtgactcaacgaaaattgaaatgagttggaaaagtcatcaaataggacacgtgtcaacacctggcagaaacgacttatttcatctgggatattatattcaaaattaggccttggaaaattctataaatacaagcccatttcattcatttgggaggggagaggaaccaaaatcattaggcaaaattcttgaagctctgaagctctgaaactccgaagctctcaagcatccaggttctcgaagaatcaagaaagcgttcttcgttcttcgttcatcgttcttccaagatcaagccccaacggccctttggatcaacaatcatccaccaattcaagatcaagccccgacggccctttagatcaacaacgtcgacaaatccacacacatccaaccgttcttcaagattaagcctaaaagcccttgaagatctgttcatcactgtttcttcaagatcaagcccaaaagcccttgaagatccgttcatcactgttcttcaagatcaagcccaaaagcccttgaagatccgctcatcaccgttattcaagatcaagcctcaacggccattgaagaaacactcatcctcaagatcaagcttcaacggctccttgaagatccgctcaaatccactttcaaagatcaagcccacggcccttaaagagcgttcatccaagatcaagcctcgatggcctttggatcaatcacacatcaaCAAATACAcatcttacggagatcgaatcagaggatcaaaatagagagagattgtaacccaaaatcatcaaatacaaatatttgtttgtgcacgtcgttcttgtctctttcctttcaggaattttccgtgttcacaaattggcacgccggtgggaccatctctacctctcatctctttctccgttcaagaaattcgagcacacttccaaaattaatggcatcaaggaaggctcaaactgttcccgcaactggcgcaaagaacaatagcgtcctcgtcgcaagtggtatcactttaggcatcacgactcgaagcaaggcaagagctacttctgccgcctctttcacctctgcatcaactctgccaagggaacaaaagcacccaaggcacgagcctttgatcaccttagcctcaccaagggcaccaaggggcgaaagtccaaggaaatactccgaatccatgctctccgatgccgattcgagcggcagttcagccatgcaagtcatgaccattggagcaacttcaatcgataagcagttggctcaaatgaatgaagcaatagcaaggctaacccgaactgtggaagaaaaagacttgcaaatcgctgcactcgtcagccgactggagccacaggatGGCGATaaccctaacccagaagatgagcctacggtggagagaatcgatgcgaagccggagccagaccaagcaacagcactcatgggatctctttctatccagcagctgcaagagatgatcaccaacaccatcaaggcacagtacgaagggagcttaaatacctccgggttgtactcgaagccgtattcaaagaagatcgacgccttaaggatgccaaagggttatcaaccgccaaagttcatgcaatttgatggaaagggaaacccgaaacaacACGTCgcccactttgttgaaacttgcaacaacgcagggaccGAAGGGGACTACCTTGTTAAGCaatttgtgcgctcgctgaaaggaaacgcctttgagtggtacacggacctagagcctgagtccatcaacagctgggagcaattggagcgggaattcctcaaccgcttctacagcacccgccacactgtgagcatgctagagctaacgagcacaaagcagtggaaggacgaaccagtcattgactacatcaacagatggcgcactctaagcctcgactgtaaagacaggctttcagaaacctcttcaatcgagatgtgcatccaaggcatgcaatggggtttgcaatacatccttcaagacattaaaccacggaccttcgaggaattggccactcgcgcccatgacatggagttaagcatcgcccatcatgggaagaaggaaccgatcgccgactacaagaacgacaaagttcttgagacaaaggtggagaagactgcatggaaacccaccaaggaagcgatgacggtcaacacatctcccgtcaaaatccctatacgaggcaaggcgattcaagccgaagcctttcgtgatcaagagatgcgtagacgcactttgaaagagcttgaggagaaaacttatccattccccgactctgatgtggttgccatgttaaaagacttgctggaaaagaaggtgatcggcttgcctgagtgcagacggctaGAAGAGATAAATCGCACCGACaatccaaggtactgtaaattccaccgcttcatcagtcatccgacagaaaaatgcttcgtactgaaagatctcatcatgaagctggcttagaaaggaatcatcgagctagatcttgacgatgtggtgaagtcaaactataccaccatcacttatggctcttccgactcaaggTTTTTACCTCAACCGCtaggggcatcctccaagacaagcaaagttgaaggatggactcaagtcactcctaagaaattgcacaagaagcatacgtctcctccacaagacaagcaaagttgaaggatggactcaagtcactcctaagaaattgcacaagaagcatacgtctcctccataagtccgccaatcggaaagggggcaaagcagctattgtcaaccttcaaaacaACATGAacatgttgaagatgatgaaatttc encodes the following:
- the LOC126614464 gene encoding cold and drought-regulated protein CORA-like — protein: MASSKTFLLLGLVFAVLLFFSEVSARELTETAPTQTQESVEKTTYGDHYHGYEHKRGYGHGHGGHEHGYGHWEHGHGYEHKHGNHGHGGYGHGGYGYGGYGHGEHGHGHWEHEHGHGHHGKLVAGAAEAEVQN